Proteins encoded by one window of Gammaproteobacteria bacterium:
- a CDS encoding PKD domain-containing protein, which translates to MILKSFYTILIITLLQACGGGGGASSDGSTSNGSGNTGNIDFGGGNTIPSVSTTIISSAAVGTPVNLTASASDPDGDTLQFNWTITATPSGSAALLDSADQPDATFTPDVIGSYTVQLVVDDGLDQVTQSGVITAALGNIAPTANIANVPVAALNSVVQLNGAGSTDPNNDTLFYQWRFLSRPAGSQAYFSNANIANPSFTADIGGDYQVQLIVNDGSLDSTAVTATVVASAFSITVSWPANTDDPAGYTVYVGPTADTTDELAKILVRNATDWNPANPEVELGGDAILNALPLNSTQACFTVKAYNGVGLSAASTATCTQLP; encoded by the coding sequence ATGATTCTAAAGAGTTTTTATACCATTCTCATCATTACACTATTACAGGCCTGCGGCGGCGGTGGCGGCGCCAGTAGTGATGGCAGCACCTCCAACGGCAGCGGCAATACCGGCAATATCGATTTCGGAGGTGGAAACACCATCCCCAGCGTCTCAACAACGATTATCTCCAGCGCAGCGGTCGGCACACCGGTAAACCTAACCGCCAGCGCGAGCGATCCCGATGGCGACACACTTCAGTTCAACTGGACCATCACAGCGACCCCTTCCGGCAGCGCAGCATTACTGGACAGTGCCGACCAACCCGACGCTACCTTTACGCCCGATGTCATAGGCAGTTACACCGTGCAACTGGTGGTTGACGATGGACTCGATCAAGTCACACAAAGTGGCGTTATCACCGCCGCGCTGGGCAACATTGCACCCACCGCCAATATCGCCAATGTTCCCGTAGCCGCATTGAACAGCGTCGTACAACTAAATGGCGCAGGCAGCACCGACCCGAATAATGACACCCTCTTTTATCAATGGCGTTTCCTCAGCCGCCCGGCCGGAAGTCAGGCCTATTTCAGTAACGCCAACATTGCAAACCCCTCCTTCACCGCAGACATCGGCGGCGACTATCAAGTACAGCTGATCGTCAATGACGGCAGCCTTGACAGCACCGCGGTCACCGCCACCGTCGTCGCCAGCGCCTTTAGCATCACCGTTTCCTGGCCCGCCAATACCGACGACCCCGCAGGCTACACCGTGTACGTGGGCCCCACTGCGGACACCACCGATGAACTGGCGAAGATCCTGGTGCGCAATGCGACAGACTGGAACCCGGCCAACCCTGAGGTCGAGCTGGGCGGTGACGCCATCCTCAATGCCTTACCCCTCAACAGCACCCAGGCGTGCTTCACCGTCAAAGCCTATAACGGCGTGGGACTGTCAGCGGCCTCAACAGCCACCTGCACACAATTGCCTTAA
- a CDS encoding acyl carrier protein → MTMLEDVRAILKDSLQLAERAASLHEDSGLLGELPELDSMAVVTIITALEDRYGFVVEDDEISAETFETLGSLARFVENKVNE, encoded by the coding sequence ATGACGATGCTCGAAGACGTTAGGGCGATATTAAAAGATTCTTTGCAGCTGGCAGAGCGGGCGGCGAGTTTGCACGAGGATTCTGGATTGCTGGGTGAATTACCTGAGCTGGATTCTATGGCCGTGGTGACGATTATCACGGCACTGGAGGATCGGTATGGTTTCGTGGTGGAAGATGACGAGATTTCTGCGGAAACCTTTGAGACATTAGGCTCGCTGGCACGCTTTGTTGAAAACAAGGTCAACGAATAG
- a CDS encoding hydrolase 2, exosortase A system-associated, whose protein sequence is MKAAVLSPFFLPGSAGQLFSLYFRPGQEGHPEHFILLFPPFAEELNKARRMLSLQARKFAAMGYGVLLVDYYGTGDSAGNFGDATWAIWQEDLGAIVAWLEQAGAKQVSLWGLRLGAMVAMHSLPRLRDRLGDRLNRILLWQPSLRGDQLMTQFLRLRLAADMIGAGSKVTVQDLRDQLAAGGHVEVAGYELSPGLVEGLDSLNMLNLGAAESPPVEWFEVVSSEDQPLSPASQKVLGAWRDAGMQVSTHTAMGEPFWVTPEITVLPALLEKTSALMQRDDSGR, encoded by the coding sequence ATGAAAGCAGCAGTTCTATCTCCATTTTTCCTGCCGGGTTCGGCGGGTCAACTCTTTTCCCTCTATTTCAGACCGGGTCAGGAAGGGCATCCCGAGCACTTTATTTTGCTTTTCCCCCCTTTTGCGGAAGAGCTGAATAAGGCCCGAAGGATGCTGTCACTACAGGCGCGCAAGTTTGCCGCAATGGGTTATGGCGTGCTGCTGGTGGATTATTATGGGACGGGCGATAGCGCGGGCAACTTTGGGGATGCGACCTGGGCGATCTGGCAAGAAGACCTTGGCGCCATCGTCGCCTGGCTTGAGCAGGCGGGCGCCAAACAGGTTTCTCTGTGGGGGCTGCGGTTAGGCGCCATGGTTGCCATGCACTCGCTTCCACGGTTGCGCGACAGATTGGGGGACAGGCTCAATCGTATCCTGTTGTGGCAGCCCTCTCTCCGTGGCGATCAGCTGATGACTCAGTTTCTACGTCTGCGACTGGCCGCCGATATGATCGGTGCCGGCAGCAAAGTCACTGTGCAGGATTTGCGCGACCAGTTGGCTGCGGGTGGCCACGTGGAAGTGGCGGGCTATGAGCTGTCGCCTGGACTGGTCGAGGGGCTGGATAGCCTCAACATGCTGAATCTGGGGGCCGCCGAATCACCCCCTGTTGAATGGTTTGAGGTGGTTAGTTCAGAAGACCAGCCGCTGAGTCCGGCCAGCCAAAAGGTGCTGGGTGCATGGCGAGATGCGGGTATGCAGGTGTCGACGCATACGGCCATGGGTGAACCATTTTGGGTGACGCCGGAGATCACGGTGCTGCCTGCATTGCTGGAAAAGACCTCAGCGCTTATGCAGAGAGATGATAGTGGGCGTTAA
- a CDS encoding hydrolase 1, exosortase A system-associated gives MIVGVKEIPFVFDCRGESLVGILHQPRDVARIGVLIVVGGPQYRVGSHRQFLLLARALSAQGFPVLRFDYRAMGDAEGDGVDFADVDTDIAAAIDQFYKRMPEMQGVVIWGLCDAASAAIFYAYKDSRVKRLVLLNPWVRTESGEAKAYLKHYYLARLCSGAFWKKLFSGQWKVWESARSFLGMLKKSKISNSSLSSRDEVLNSDAPLPERMAEGLRRFNGEVLFVLSGKNDYVACEFRDMVAVSADWQALLSRDGVQLKTLPEANHTFSSAQWRDQVGLWTLTWLDDLSTK, from the coding sequence ATGATAGTGGGCGTTAAGGAAATTCCCTTTGTGTTTGATTGCCGGGGCGAGTCACTGGTGGGTATTTTGCATCAGCCACGAGATGTAGCCCGTATAGGTGTGCTGATTGTGGTGGGTGGACCGCAGTATCGAGTGGGCAGTCATCGCCAGTTCTTATTGCTGGCACGCGCCTTGTCGGCGCAGGGTTTTCCGGTGTTGCGTTTCGATTATCGGGCCATGGGAGACGCGGAGGGTGATGGGGTCGATTTCGCAGACGTTGACACTGATATCGCCGCAGCCATTGATCAGTTTTACAAAAGAATGCCAGAGATGCAGGGTGTTGTTATCTGGGGGTTGTGTGACGCAGCCTCAGCGGCGATTTTTTATGCCTATAAAGATTCGCGTGTGAAAAGGCTGGTGCTTCTGAATCCCTGGGTGCGTACCGAATCGGGTGAGGCAAAGGCATATCTCAAGCATTATTATCTGGCCCGTTTGTGCAGTGGCGCTTTCTGGAAGAAACTATTTTCCGGCCAATGGAAAGTGTGGGAATCTGCGCGGTCATTTCTGGGCATGCTTAAAAAAAGCAAAATATCCAATTCATCGCTAAGTTCCCGTGATGAAGTATTGAATAGCGATGCGCCATTGCCGGAACGTATGGCTGAAGGTCTGCGGCGTTTTAATGGCGAAGTGTTGTTTGTTTTGAGCGGCAAGAACGATTACGTGGCCTGTGAGTTTCGCGATATGGTAGCGGTATCGGCTGACTGGCAAGCGTTGCTATCGCGGGACGGCGTTCAGCTTAAAACGCTGCCAGAGGCAAACCATACTTTTTCATCAGCGCAGTGGCGTGACCAGGTTGGTCTATGGACATTGACCTGGCTGGATGACCTGTCTACAAAATAA
- a CDS encoding right-handed parallel beta-helix repeat-containing protein: MKIKLTSLRQYLLSHCSALVLCVGLLPAAYAEVLSVGPGKQFISPAVAATFAVDGDIVEIDGSGIYQGDVAIWKQNNLIIRGINGRPHLQAAGKSAGQKGIWVIKGNNVLVENVEFSGAKVPDKNGAGIRLEGTHLTIRNCYFHHNENGILSGKDKESIILIEHSEFQENGAGDGQSHNIYIGAIKELVLRFNTFRGAKIGHNVKSRAARNIIKYNIIRDGANGTASYQVDLSNGGYSVLVGNSIQQGQYAENYSLIAYGMEGLKNSDNRLYMANNTLVNDRHNGVFVKTAKGSEAWLYNNLFVGKGKMLEGPAQASFNLATESPGFVARMRGDYRLTADSPSIDKGSAEVLSGENDLLPRYLPSKDLPLLTRDIQGALDIGAYEFRVLD; the protein is encoded by the coding sequence ATGAAAATTAAACTCACTTCTCTACGCCAGTATTTGCTAAGCCACTGTTCGGCGCTGGTGCTCTGCGTTGGCTTATTGCCCGCGGCCTACGCCGAAGTTCTTTCGGTGGGGCCGGGGAAGCAGTTTATTTCACCGGCTGTGGCAGCCACCTTTGCGGTTGATGGCGATATCGTGGAAATTGACGGGAGCGGCATTTATCAGGGTGATGTCGCTATCTGGAAACAGAACAATCTGATCATACGGGGTATTAACGGACGGCCGCACCTGCAGGCCGCTGGTAAAAGCGCCGGTCAGAAAGGCATTTGGGTTATTAAGGGTAATAATGTCCTGGTCGAAAATGTCGAATTCTCTGGTGCGAAAGTGCCGGACAAAAATGGCGCCGGGATAAGGCTGGAGGGAACGCATTTAACTATCAGGAACTGTTATTTCCATCACAATGAAAATGGCATCCTCTCGGGAAAGGACAAGGAGAGCATTATCCTGATTGAGCATTCTGAATTTCAGGAAAATGGTGCGGGTGATGGCCAAAGTCACAACATCTACATTGGGGCCATCAAAGAGCTTGTCTTACGTTTCAATACGTTCAGAGGGGCAAAGATTGGTCACAATGTCAAAAGCAGGGCCGCCAGAAATATTATCAAGTACAACATCATTCGTGATGGCGCTAACGGCACAGCCAGTTATCAGGTTGATCTCTCCAATGGCGGTTACTCTGTTTTGGTCGGCAATTCCATTCAGCAGGGGCAGTATGCGGAGAATTATTCACTAATCGCCTATGGAATGGAGGGGCTGAAGAACAGTGATAATCGCCTGTATATGGCCAACAACACACTGGTGAACGATCGACACAACGGGGTGTTTGTGAAAACCGCCAAAGGCTCCGAGGCATGGTTGTATAACAATCTTTTTGTGGGAAAGGGAAAAATGCTCGAGGGACCGGCACAGGCATCCTTTAATCTTGCCACCGAGTCCCCGGGCTTTGTGGCACGCATGCGGGGTGATTATCGACTGACGGCAGACTCGCCATCTATTGATAAAGGCAGCGCTGAGGTGTTGTCGGGAGAAAATGATTTATTGCCCAGATATCTTCCCTCCAAGGATCTGCCGCTGTTGACACGGGATATTCAGGGAGCACTGGATATCGGGGCCTATGAATTTCGGGTTTTAGACTAA
- a CDS encoding helix-turn-helix domain-containing protein → MRKLEVTDTTVLKSALRGEARSTPEFRYLHRLHCMQLVAQGCSCYQVAKWFGEHPSTMERWVSCFCEYGLVGLWDEQKTGRPRKVRDDQMSQLQGDILRTPSELGLGYGRYVWSGKLLKTYLARHYVIELSVRQCQRLLKQLLLNVVSHDTGGVPRSKKDAAHFCRQQGQLHPATSDHLP, encoded by the coding sequence ATGCGTAAACTGGAAGTTACGGATACGACTGTTTTGAAATCTGCGCTCAGAGGAGAAGCGAGATCCACTCCTGAATTTCGCTATCTCCACCGCTTGCATTGTATGCAGTTGGTGGCACAAGGTTGCAGTTGTTATCAGGTCGCTAAATGGTTCGGGGAACACCCAAGCACTATGGAGCGTTGGGTTTCCTGCTTTTGTGAATACGGTTTGGTGGGTCTATGGGATGAACAGAAAACGGGACGCCCCAGAAAGGTACGAGACGACCAGATGAGCCAACTGCAAGGCGATATCTTAAGAACCCCCTCTGAACTGGGACTGGGGTATGGCCGGTATGTGTGGAGTGGCAAGTTATTGAAAACATATCTGGCACGCCACTATGTCATTGAGCTAAGTGTTCGCCAGTGCCAGCGCTTATTAAAACAATTGCTGCTCAACGTTGTCTCTCATGACACCGGGGGCGTGCCTCGCTCAAAAAAAGATGCTGCGCACTTTTGTCGCCAACAGGGACAACTCCACCCAGCAACGTCAGACCATTTGCCCTGA
- a CDS encoding PEP-CTERM sorting domain-containing protein produces the protein MFSRTTRLLFWLFASFVLALPAFSSPITVQSVLFDCDGDVLTVGPLYGTSGNCSSPMQNGTADGSGSLVNGDFTILEFETDPSDPIGDGIDEWTRGIFDFRSDAAYSDFSNLLAEPHGKIFAATLSLVLTPRDFLFTTDQFNLENSTFIGSPQISDLFNDPANPLLSNNISKIVTLDLLNFYSQQQLENYLSGGIGDFVNDGRILLTYGDDAIVSGAALRITANIPEPGTLALFSLGLLSVFAVRRRKLKNG, from the coding sequence ATGTTCTCAAGGACAACAAGATTATTATTTTGGCTTTTTGCATCATTTGTGCTGGCCCTGCCAGCATTCTCGAGTCCAATAACGGTGCAGTCTGTATTGTTTGATTGTGACGGCGATGTGCTGACCGTTGGGCCTCTGTATGGTACGTCTGGAAATTGTTCTTCACCGATGCAAAATGGGACAGCCGATGGGTCTGGATCTCTTGTGAACGGCGACTTCACGATACTTGAGTTTGAAACCGATCCGTCCGACCCGATAGGAGACGGAATTGATGAATGGACTAGAGGTATCTTTGATTTTCGAAGCGATGCAGCCTATTCAGACTTCAGCAACCTGTTGGCAGAACCTCACGGAAAAATCTTTGCCGCAACGTTATCTCTCGTACTAACGCCGAGGGACTTTCTCTTCACTACCGACCAATTCAACCTTGAGAACTCCACGTTCATTGGAAGCCCTCAGATTTCCGATCTATTCAATGATCCGGCAAATCCACTGTTATCGAATAATATTTCGAAGATAGTAACGCTTGATTTGCTCAATTTTTATTCTCAACAACAACTCGAGAATTACCTCTCTGGCGGAATAGGTGATTTTGTCAATGATGGACGAATTTTACTGACGTATGGCGACGATGCGATTGTATCGGGTGCAGCTTTACGGATTACGGCAAACATTCCGGAGCCAGGTACACTTGCCTTATTTTCTCTGGGCTTGCTGTCAGTCTTTGCAGTTCGTCGCAGAAAACTCAAAAATGGCTAG
- a CDS encoding pyridoxal-dependent decarboxylase, exosortase A system-associated produces MSKPRHATSVLEAFPVENGELMIGGVPLTRLAARVGQTPFYAYDRAKITERVAHLRAHLPAEIRLHYAIKANPMPAVVQHLAGLVDGFDLASGGELPVALDTTMSANHISFAGPGKSAWEIGSAIAAGVTLNLESETELERAARLGEQQGIRPRVAIRVNPDFELKASGMKMGGGPKQFGIDAERVPDVLRRIGELDLDFQGFHIFSGSQNLKPEAIIEAQEKTFALAYRLAESAPTPVRKLNIGGGFGIPYFPGEQPLDIQPIGDRLNELLIEKAKRLPEAKVIIELGRYLIGEAGVYVCKVVDRKISREQVFLITDGGMHHHLAASGNFGQIIRKNYPVLIGNRLGASDTEIANVVGPLCTPLDILADKMELPRADIDDLVVVLQSGAYGFSASPQGFLSHPAAVEVLV; encoded by the coding sequence ATGAGTAAACCCCGCCACGCGACCTCGGTACTGGAGGCCTTTCCGGTCGAAAACGGCGAACTCATGATCGGCGGCGTGCCGCTCACCCGCCTCGCCGCCCGGGTCGGACAGACGCCCTTCTACGCCTACGACCGCGCAAAAATCACCGAGCGGGTCGCCCACCTGCGCGCCCACCTGCCCGCCGAAATACGCCTGCACTACGCCATCAAGGCCAACCCCATGCCCGCCGTGGTGCAACACCTGGCCGGGCTGGTGGATGGCTTCGACCTGGCCTCCGGCGGCGAACTGCCGGTAGCCCTGGATACCACCATGTCCGCCAACCACATCAGCTTCGCCGGCCCCGGAAAATCGGCATGGGAGATCGGCAGCGCGATCGCCGCCGGCGTCACCCTGAATCTTGAATCCGAAACCGAACTGGAAAGGGCGGCCCGCCTGGGAGAACAACAGGGCATCCGCCCCAGGGTCGCGATACGCGTCAATCCGGACTTCGAACTCAAGGCATCCGGCATGAAGATGGGCGGCGGCCCCAAACAGTTTGGCATCGACGCGGAGCGTGTGCCCGACGTGCTGCGGCGCATCGGCGAACTCGACCTGGATTTTCAAGGCTTTCACATCTTCAGCGGTTCCCAGAACCTCAAACCGGAGGCCATCATCGAGGCCCAGGAAAAGACCTTTGCCCTCGCCTACCGCCTCGCCGAGTCCGCGCCCACGCCGGTCAGGAAACTCAACATCGGCGGCGGTTTCGGCATCCCCTATTTTCCCGGCGAACAGCCACTGGACATCCAGCCGATCGGTGACCGGCTGAACGAACTGCTGATAGAAAAGGCCAAACGACTGCCCGAGGCAAAGGTCATCATTGAGCTGGGGCGTTACCTCATCGGCGAGGCCGGCGTCTACGTCTGCAAGGTGGTGGATCGCAAGATATCAAGGGAACAGGTATTTCTCATCACCGATGGCGGCATGCACCACCACCTGGCCGCGTCCGGCAATTTCGGCCAGATCATCCGCAAAAACTACCCGGTACTGATCGGCAACCGACTGGGCGCCAGCGACACCGAAATCGCCAATGTTGTCGGCCCGCTCTGTACGCCACTGGACATACTGGCGGACAAGATGGAACTGCCCAGGGCCGATATCGATGACCTGGTCGTGGTACTGCAATCCGGAGCGTATGGGTTTAGTGCAAGCCCGCAGGGCTTTTTAAGCCATCCTGCTGCGGTGGAGGTATTGGTGTAA
- a CDS encoding acyl-CoA ligase (AMP-forming), exosortase A system-associated, whose amino-acid sequence MSELLYDLILQSARQWPDNEALVHKTSRLTYKTLADNLHTVAQGLLERGLAANERVAVYLPKQQETVNAIFGASLAGGVFVPVNPLLKPEQVEYILRDCNVRILITSADRALLLSEALANCHDLNHVVIVGPAPKGLPEIAGAEVFSWEALVSSASHRRLPARIDADLAAILYTSGSTGRPKGVVLSHRNMVAGARSVAQYLQNTPQDRLLAVLPFSFDYGLSQLTTAFSVGASVVLMDYLLPRDVVRAVATHGITGLAAVPPLWAQIAHLPWPEEAQASLRYLTNSGGAMPGSTLRALRAALPNTHPILMYGLTEAFRSTYLPVEELDRRPDSMGKAIPNAEVMVVREDGSPCAPGEPGELVHRGALVALGYWNDAERTAERFRPAPGQQAGMPLTEIAVWSGDTVQTDEEGFLYFVGRKDDMIKTSGYRVSPTEVEEVIYASGLVGHAAALGIPHPSLGQAIVAVVTPAAHAEHVDADALITACKKHLPAFMVPIQVQVQQNLPRNPNGKIDRKQLVSELQDLFQDGTP is encoded by the coding sequence ATGAGCGAATTACTCTACGACTTAATCCTGCAGAGCGCCAGACAATGGCCGGACAACGAGGCGCTCGTCCACAAGACCAGCCGCCTCACCTATAAGACCTTAGCCGACAATCTGCACACCGTCGCCCAGGGCCTGCTCGAGCGCGGGCTGGCCGCCAACGAGCGCGTCGCCGTGTACCTGCCCAAACAGCAGGAGACCGTCAACGCCATCTTTGGCGCCTCTCTCGCGGGCGGTGTGTTTGTACCGGTCAATCCCCTGCTCAAACCGGAGCAGGTGGAATACATCCTGCGCGATTGCAATGTCCGCATCCTGATCACCTCCGCGGACCGCGCCCTGCTGCTCAGCGAGGCGCTGGCTAACTGTCACGATCTCAATCACGTGGTTATCGTCGGCCCCGCGCCCAAGGGCCTGCCCGAAATCGCCGGCGCCGAGGTCTTCAGCTGGGAGGCGCTGGTGTCGTCCGCCAGCCATCGACGACTCCCCGCCCGCATCGACGCCGACCTTGCCGCCATCCTCTACACCTCGGGCAGCACCGGTCGACCCAAGGGGGTGGTGCTGTCGCATCGCAACATGGTGGCGGGCGCCCGCAGCGTGGCCCAGTATCTGCAAAACACCCCGCAGGACCGCTTGCTGGCGGTGCTACCCTTCAGCTTTGACTACGGCCTGAGCCAGTTGACCACCGCCTTCAGTGTCGGCGCCAGCGTGGTGCTGATGGACTACCTGCTGCCGCGCGATGTGGTCCGCGCGGTGGCCACACACGGCATTACCGGGCTTGCCGCGGTACCGCCCCTGTGGGCGCAGATCGCCCATCTGCCCTGGCCCGAGGAGGCGCAGGCCTCGCTGCGCTACCTCACCAATTCCGGTGGCGCCATGCCCGGCTCCACCTTACGCGCCTTGCGGGCCGCGCTACCCAACACCCACCCGATCCTCATGTACGGGCTCACCGAAGCCTTTCGTTCCACCTATCTGCCGGTGGAAGAGCTGGACCGCCGCCCCGACTCCATGGGCAAGGCGATCCCCAATGCCGAGGTGATGGTGGTGCGCGAAGACGGCAGCCCCTGCGCGCCGGGCGAGCCGGGCGAACTGGTGCATCGCGGCGCCCTGGTCGCACTGGGTTACTGGAATGACGCCGAGCGCACCGCAGAGCGATTCCGCCCCGCGCCCGGCCAGCAGGCGGGCATGCCCCTGACGGAGATCGCCGTGTGGTCAGGCGACACCGTACAGACCGACGAAGAAGGCTTTCTCTATTTCGTCGGGCGCAAGGACGACATGATCAAAACCTCCGGCTACCGGGTCAGCCCCACCGAGGTCGAAGAAGTAATCTACGCCAGCGGGCTGGTCGGTCATGCCGCCGCACTGGGCATCCCCCATCCCAGCCTGGGCCAGGCGATCGTGGCCGTCGTCACTCCGGCCGCGCACGCCGAACATGTCGACGCCGACGCGCTGATCACCGCCTGCAAGAAACACCTGCCCGCCTTCATGGTCCCCATCCAGGTGCAGGTGCAGCAGAACCTGCCGCGCAATCCCAACGGCAAGATTGATCGCAAGCAACTGGTCAGCGAATTGCAGGACCTGTTTCAGGATGGCACGCCATAA
- a CDS encoding serine protease encodes MPQFTGNFPRKVVTCPLRPMVWAGLAVVFMLFSAPGVSGLPETLALVKPGVVAVGTMQKTRRPPSKFMGTGFVVGDGRYVITNAHVIPELLDGEELEQLAIFAGRGRQPEIRTAEAVAMDPEHDLAILRIEGDPLPALRLGDSSRVREGQSIAFTGFPIGTVLGLFPVTHRGIISTITPIVLPSQSSRQLSTAQIKRLKAPYDVFQLDATAYPGNSGSPVYDQKTGHVLGVLNMVFVKETKEAVLEKPSGISYAIPVEHARQLLESVLVKE; translated from the coding sequence GTGCCACAGTTTACTGGGAATTTTCCGCGAAAAGTAGTGACCTGCCCGCTGCGGCCGATGGTCTGGGCCGGTCTGGCGGTGGTCTTTATGCTGTTCAGCGCACCCGGGGTGTCCGGTCTGCCGGAGACCCTGGCGCTGGTCAAGCCGGGCGTGGTGGCCGTGGGCACGATGCAAAAGACCCGCCGACCGCCCAGCAAATTTATGGGCACGGGTTTTGTGGTGGGTGACGGGCGCTATGTGATCACCAATGCCCACGTCATCCCTGAGCTATTGGACGGGGAAGAGCTGGAGCAACTGGCCATTTTTGCCGGCCGCGGCCGGCAGCCGGAAATACGCACGGCAGAGGCGGTGGCCATGGATCCCGAACACGACCTGGCCATCCTCCGTATCGAGGGCGACCCCTTGCCGGCCCTGCGCCTGGGCGATTCCTCCCGGGTGCGCGAAGGACAGTCCATCGCCTTCACCGGTTTTCCCATTGGCACGGTCCTGGGCCTGTTTCCGGTGACCCACCGCGGCATCATCTCCACCATCACGCCCATCGTGCTGCCCTCGCAGTCATCGCGCCAGCTGAGCACCGCGCAGATCAAACGCCTGAAGGCCCCGTATGACGTCTTTCAACTGGATGCCACGGCCTATCCAGGCAACAGCGGCAGCCCCGTCTATGACCAGAAAACCGGCCACGTACTGGGTGTTCTGAACATGGTGTTTGTAAAAGAGACCAAAGAGGCCGTCCTGGAAAAACCCAGCGGCATCTCCTATGCGATTCCGGTTGAGCACGCCAGGCAGTTGCTTGAGTCCGTTTTAGTGAAGGAATGA
- a CDS encoding DUF5615 family PIN-like protein, whose amino-acid sequence MRFLVDAQLPPALARQLASQGHDAQHVADIGLLDAPDSDIWETAKSSKATINTKDEDFAQRRNLHNEPYPTIVWIRTGNTRKNTLLNWFGHLLPRIIEALQHGETLIEID is encoded by the coding sequence ATGCGATTTTTGGTAGACGCGCAGCTACCCCCAGCCCTCGCCCGCCAGCTGGCATCACAAGGACACGATGCCCAACATGTTGCAGACATAGGGCTGCTTGATGCTCCGGATAGTGATATCTGGGAAACAGCCAAATCCAGCAAAGCCACCATCAATACGAAAGATGAGGATTTTGCCCAGCGACGTAACCTTCATAATGAGCCGTATCCCACTATTGTGTGGATAAGAACCGGCAACACCCGAAAAAATACATTACTTAACTGGTTTGGACACCTCTTACCCCGGATCATCGAAGCTTTACAGCATGGCGAAACCTTAATCGAAATCGACTAA
- a CDS encoding DUF433 domain-containing protein: MSELHRITISADHCGGRPAIRGLRIRVKDILDLLAAGATREEIIEDYPYLEPEDITAVLEFAARQNDHTTLHVA, translated from the coding sequence ATGAGTGAATTACACCGCATCACCATATCCGCTGACCACTGTGGCGGTCGGCCTGCCATAAGGGGGCTGCGTATACGAGTAAAAGATATTCTTGACCTGCTCGCCGCCGGCGCCACACGCGAGGAGATCATCGAGGATTATCCCTACCTCGAACCCGAAGACATCACAGCCGTCCTGGAATTTGCCGCCCGCCAGAATGATCACACCACTCTGCATGTAGCCTGA